In a genomic window of Thermogemmata fonticola:
- a CDS encoding elongation factor G, with protein MVVKHSMENIRDIALVGHRAAGKTTLADALLYQARVVDRMGSVDDGTSAVDVDEEERKHHFSIDTHVLHLSYDGKHVNILDAPGYPDFIGAALESLAAVETVLVVVSALNGVEMNTRRMFQEATKRGLARMIVINKLDAEKIDFPGVVKSIQTAFGKNCVLFNVPNAVGPDFREVINLLRLPAQIPPSCPVDVQAARTQLIDAVVECDESLMEKYLSEGTVSEEELEAAVPKAIDAGTLIPIFCTAAKKNLGVRELLEALCQYALSPVYAKKRLADLQSGNNGQKRSLEPSESEEFLGQVFKVVNDKFVGNLSYIRVLTGKLQPNHPVINLRSGQSLRISHIYEVQGTKTSPINEAVPGDIIAVAKVDGLEIGDTLSYSPQAPKLPVPVFPTPMFGVAVEPKNRGDEQKISTSLQKVAAEDPTIKVTHDPQTNELVVSGISQLHLDVIRERLKARFGLEINTKEPKIPYRETVTAEGQGDYRHKKQTGGRGQFAEVHLRIYPLPRDIKDQAQCEAVFANKSRFEKMRACHYDPNFNFAFIDHIVGGVIPNNFIPAVEKGCKEMLERGVLAGYRIQDVAVEVYFGKHHEVDSSEAAFKIATRQAFKKAFLSARPVLLEPIVRVEITVPSKYTGAVLSDLPTKRAQVENQESLPGELTVIYAKAPLAEMSRYAAQLGGLTQGSGSYSMEFSHYEIVPPNIQQQIVSKAQLKEEEEE; from the coding sequence ATGGTGGTCAAACATTCGATGGAAAATATCCGGGACATTGCCTTGGTTGGGCATCGCGCCGCGGGAAAAACCACCTTAGCCGATGCCCTGTTGTATCAAGCCCGTGTTGTGGACCGGATGGGCAGTGTCGATGACGGTACCTCTGCGGTTGATGTCGATGAGGAAGAACGCAAGCATCATTTTTCCATCGATACGCATGTGCTTCACCTGAGTTATGACGGCAAACACGTGAACATCCTCGATGCTCCCGGCTATCCCGATTTCATCGGGGCAGCTCTCGAATCCCTCGCCGCGGTCGAGACGGTATTGGTGGTCGTTTCAGCCCTCAATGGCGTGGAGATGAACACCCGCCGCATGTTCCAGGAAGCCACCAAACGGGGCCTGGCCCGAATGATTGTGATCAACAAGCTGGATGCCGAGAAGATCGATTTTCCTGGCGTGGTCAAAAGCATCCAAACCGCTTTTGGCAAGAATTGCGTTCTCTTCAATGTTCCCAATGCTGTCGGCCCCGATTTTCGCGAAGTCATCAACCTTCTCCGCTTGCCTGCTCAGATACCGCCGTCCTGTCCAGTCGATGTCCAGGCGGCGCGTACCCAACTCATCGACGCCGTGGTCGAATGTGACGAATCCCTGATGGAAAAGTACCTCTCCGAGGGGACAGTATCTGAAGAGGAACTTGAAGCGGCAGTCCCGAAAGCGATTGATGCCGGCACTTTGATTCCGATCTTTTGCACCGCTGCCAAGAAAAACCTCGGCGTCCGCGAGTTGCTGGAGGCCCTTTGCCAATATGCCCTCTCACCCGTGTATGCCAAAAAACGGCTGGCCGACCTCCAAAGCGGCAACAACGGTCAGAAACGTTCGCTGGAGCCAAGTGAAAGTGAGGAATTCCTCGGTCAAGTTTTCAAGGTGGTCAATGACAAGTTCGTGGGAAATCTGAGCTACATCCGCGTTCTGACCGGCAAGCTCCAGCCCAACCATCCGGTGATCAATCTCCGCAGCGGCCAGTCGTTGCGCATCTCACACATTTACGAGGTTCAGGGAACCAAAACCTCTCCCATCAACGAAGCCGTTCCTGGAGATATCATCGCTGTTGCCAAAGTCGATGGCCTGGAAATCGGAGATACGCTGTCCTATTCCCCCCAAGCGCCCAAGCTGCCGGTGCCCGTGTTTCCGACACCGATGTTTGGCGTAGCGGTTGAGCCGAAAAACCGCGGGGACGAGCAGAAAATCTCCACCAGTCTGCAAAAGGTCGCTGCGGAAGACCCGACCATCAAGGTGACCCATGATCCACAAACGAATGAACTAGTTGTCAGTGGTATCAGCCAATTGCATCTGGATGTCATCCGGGAGCGCCTCAAGGCTCGCTTTGGCTTGGAAATCAACACCAAAGAACCGAAAATACCCTACCGGGAGACCGTGACAGCAGAAGGGCAGGGGGACTATCGCCATAAAAAGCAGACCGGCGGTCGCGGTCAGTTTGCCGAGGTGCATTTGCGGATTTACCCCCTCCCCCGGGACATCAAAGACCAGGCTCAATGTGAAGCGGTGTTTGCCAACAAAAGCCGCTTCGAGAAGATGCGGGCCTGCCACTACGATCCGAATTTCAACTTCGCCTTCATTGACCACATTGTCGGCGGCGTCATTCCGAACAACTTTATCCCTGCCGTGGAAAAAGGGTGCAAGGAAATGCTAGAACGGGGGGTACTGGCGGGCTATCGCATCCAAGATGTGGCGGTGGAGGTGTACTTCGGGAAGCATCACGAAGTGGACTCCTCGGAAGCGGCCTTCAAAATCGCCACGCGGCAGGCCTTCAAAAAGGCGTTCCTCTCCGCCCGACCTGTCTTACTGGAACCGATTGTGCGCGTGGAAATCACGGTGCCCAGTAAATACACCGGTGCAGTTCTGAGTGATCTGCCCACCAAACGCGCTCAAGTCGA